From the genome of Chelmon rostratus isolate fCheRos1 chromosome 1, fCheRos1.pri, whole genome shotgun sequence, one region includes:
- the rnf128a gene encoding E3 ubiquitin-protein ligase RNF128a — translation MGKKTQHGLLLLLCFFAGLVHYSTAIVFWTANVEISYVSSDNKTVDKRYDRGLYGRNSLLKEASGIVTLPKGDPTGCGSDSVYSRNSSSPPWIALVRRGNCTFSEKINAAKHQGADGVVVYNVDGGTTHMSHSEAADIVAIMIGNVQGMEVVRLLKNGTDVHMVIEVGSPHGPWMDTYWLYFLSIAFFIVTAASITYFVFISANRLYSLNMHRRAERRLKSEAKKAIGRLKVRTLKQGDEETTSEFHMCAVCIESYKAGEVVTVLTCDHIFHKSCIEPWLLERRTCPMCKCDILKALGVEEEAKEDVSGESPPDATVITVTGGEAMYEVPLTDPASPDPERHQHRYDNRAFEGDSEAVRG, via the coding sequence ATGGGTAAGAAGACACAACACGgtctgctgcttttgctgtgCTTTTTTGCCGGGCTCGTTCACTATTCCACTGCCATTGTGTTTTGGACAGCCAACGTGGAAATAAGCTATGTCAGCAGCGACAATAAGACTGTGGACAAACGTTATGATAGGGGGCTGTACGGTCGTAACTCTCTGCTGAAGGAAGCCTCCGGCATCGTAACGCTTCCCAAGGGAGACCCCACAGGCTGCGGCTCAGATTCCGTCTACAGCCGCAATTCCAGCTCACCGCCGTGGATAGCCCTGGTGAGAAGGGGCAACTGTACCTTCAGCGAGAAGATCAACGCTGCCAAACATCAAGGGGCAGACGGCGTGGTGGTGTATAATGTGGACGGCGGCACCACTCACATGTCACACTCCGAGGCAGCTGATATTGTGGCCATCATGATTGGCAACGTTCAGGGCATGGAGGTCGTCAGGTTGCTGAAGAATGGGACAGATGTTCACATGGTTATTGAAGTAGGCAGCCCCCATGGACCCTGGATGGACACCTACTGGCTTTACTTCCTGTCCATCGCCTTCTTCATCGTGACAGCGGCCTCCATCACCTACTTTGTGTTCATCTCTGCAAATCGCCTCTACAGTCTCAACATGCATAGGCGCGCTGAGAGGAGGCTGAAATCGGAGGCTAAGAAGGCGATTGGACGTCTAAAAGTCCGCACGCTCAAGCAAGGGGATGAGGAAACGACCTCTGAGTTCCACATGTGCGCCGTGTGTATTGAATCCTACAAGGCAGGGGAAGTGGTGACGGTGCTGACATGCGACCACATCTTCCATAAATCCTGCATCGAGCCCTGGCTGCTGGAGCGGAGGACCTGCCCCATGTGTAAGTGCGACATCCTGAAGGCCCTCGGGGTTGAGGAGGAGGCAAAGGAGGACGTTTCCGGTGAATCGCCACCAGATGCCACTGTGATCACAGTGACAGGAGGGGAAGCCATGTACGAGGTGCCACTGACTGACCCGGCGAGCCCTGACCCAGAGAGACATCAGCATCGCTATGACAACAGGGCCTTCGAGGGAGACTCGGAGGCTGTGAGGGGATGA
- the myef2 gene encoding myelin expression factor 2 has product MADVATLDEEPKQEESTASVKSDTEDTSEETPNGVKTDAEETKPPKEKHDAKEKSSGSRRGNRYHPYKDKHGGDKKGAHRNRVFISNIPYDMKWQAIKDLMREKVGEVTYVELFKDAEGKSRGCGVVEFKDEEFVKKAIETMNKHDLSGRPLNIKEDPDGEHARRVLQRMGGGQHGGRGQDMGPGGMNIPPSIANNPNIPPDVIHALQAGRLGSTVFVANLDFKVSWKKLKEVFGMAGVVKRADVKEDKDGKSRGMGTVTFEQPLEAVQAISMFNGQMLFDRQMHVKMDEKSLPPDDFRQVEKTPQLPRGLGGIGMGLGPGGQPINANRLSGGGGMGSMGPGGMDVPGCGGMNRLGGGMSGGGGFGGMDSMGNMGSFGGRDMAPVGRMGDMYRSGMGGMDRDFGHSDMPMNRGFGDSFGGMGGGFGGGGGGGGGGGGMGSGGMGHMGTGLGGGMGNMSMDRMGSGFDRMGMSGMDMNRGFGGYGGGGAGHMGAGMSDRGSGSKAGCQIFVRNLSYDLTWQKLKEKFSHCGQVMFAEIKMENGKSKGCGTVRFDSPESAEKACRMMNGTKINGREVDVRIDRNA; this is encoded by the exons ATGGCAGATGTTGCAACTCTCGATGAGGAGCCAAAGCAAGAAGAATCTACTGCATCCGTCAAGTCCGATACCGAGGACACATCTGAAGAAACACCCAATGGCGTGAAAAC GGATGCTGAAGAAACTAAGCCCCCCAAAGAAAAGCATGACGCTAAAGAGAAGTCCTCTGGGAGCAGAAGAGGAAACCGCTACCATCCctacaaagacaaacatggTGGAGACAAGAAGGGTGCTCATAGGAACCGAGTGTTCATCAGCAATATCCCCTATGATATGAAGTGGCAGGCAATTAAAGATCTAATGCGTGAGAAAG TTGGTGAGGTTACATACGTGGAGCTCTTTAAGGATGCAGAAGGAAAGTCAAGG GGCTGTGG TGTGGTGGAGTTCAAAGATGAGGAGTTTGTGAAGAAGGCGATAGAAACTATGAATAAACATGACCTGAGTGGAAGGCCACTCAACATCAAGGAG GACCCTGATGGGGAACACGCTCGGCGTGTACTGCAGCGCATGGGAGGAGGCCAACATGGAGGTCGTGGGCAGGATATGGGGCCTGGTGGGATGAACATCCCACCCTCTATTGCCAACAACCCCAACATCCCACCTGACGTCATCCATGCACTGCAGGCCGGACGACTGGGCAGCACAGTGTTTGTAGCCAAT CTGGATTTCAAGGTGAGCTGGAAGAAGTTAAAGGAGGTGTTTGGCATGGCAGGTGTGGTCAAACGAGCAGATGTTAAGGAGGATAAAGATGGCAAGAGCCGTGGGATGGGAACAGTGACTTTTGAGCAGCCACTGGAGGCTGTGCAGGCCATTT CCATGTTCAATGGGCAGATGCTCTTCGACAGACAGATGCATGTTAAAATG gATGAGAAATCTCTTCCCCCTGATGATTTCCGTCAAGTAGAAAAAACACCTCAGTTACCAC gAGGTCTAGGTGGTATAGGCATGGGACTGGGGCCAGGAGGGCAGCCTATAAATGCTAACCGTCTGAGCGGTGGAGGAGGCATGGGCTCCATGGGGCCTGGAG GTATGGATGTTCCAGGTTGTGGTGGAATGAACAGACTTGGAGGAG GAATGAGTGGCGGCGGTGGCTTCGGGGGCATGGATAGCATGGGCAACATGGGCAGCTTCGGAGGGAGAGACATGGCCCCAGTTGGCAGGATGGGAG ATATGTACCGGTCAGGAATGGGTGGAATGGATCGGGACTTTGGCCACAGTGACATGCCAATGAACCGAGGATTTGGGGACTCGTTTGGAGGAATGG GTGGAGgttttggaggaggaggaggcggaggaggaggaggcggaggcaTGGGCAGTGGTGGCATGGGACACATGGGGACTGGATTAG GTGGTGGAATGGGCAATATGTCGATGGACCGGATGGGCTCCGGCTTTGACCGTATGGGCATGTCAGGGATGGACATGAACCGTGGCTTTGGTGGCTATGGAGGTGGCGGAGCGGGCCACATGGGTGCAGGCATGTCTGACAGGGGCTCCGGGTCCAAAGCAGGCTGTCAGATCTTTGTGCGAAAC CTATCCTATGATCTGACATGGCAAAAGCTGAAAGAGAAGTTCAGTCACTGCG GCCAGGTAATGTTTGCAGAGATCAAGATGGAGAACGGAAAGTCAAAGGGCTGCGGAACAGTGAGATTTGACTCTCCGGAGAGCGCCGAGAAGGCCTGCAGGATGATGAATGGAACCAAGATCAATGGCCGAGAGGTGGACGTCCGCATCGATCGCAACGCCTAG
- the slc24a5 gene encoding sodium/potassium/calcium exchanger 5, whose translation MTKVAAPQKKKRKDFIPYFLGFVIFLYCTVHLVSFTARTAREGRPARLRRALENETECISPQSSEFPDGFFTVQERKDGGLVIYFMLVFYMLLAVAIVCDDYFLPSLEVISERLGLSQDVAGATFMAAGSSAPELVTAFLGVFVTKGDIGVSTIVGSAVYNLLGICAACGLLASMAGRLTCWPLFRDCLAYGISVAAVIAIISDNKVYWYDAACLLLVYGVYIVVLCFDLRISEFVLRKVSPCCTCLGQGSGEKTETQPLMGWSEDTSLRVHSRSRTDSGIFQDDSGYSHLSLSLHGLNEIPDEHRSVFAVPDSDLKRVLWVLSLPIITLLFLTIPDCRRRFWKKWFMVTFLMSAVWISGFTYVLVWMVTVVGETLGIPDTVMGLTLLAAGTSIPDTVASVMVAREGKADMAMSNIVGSNVFDMLCLGLPWFIKTAFVDTSNPVEVNSTGLVFISCTLLLSIVFLFVAVHINGWKLDWKLGIVSLICYILFATLSILYELGIIGNNPIRLCSD comes from the exons ATGACTAAAGTTGCAGCTccgcagaaaaagaaaagaaaagacttcaTACCTTACTTTCTGGgatttgtcatatttttgtaTTGCACGGTGCATCTTGTGTCGTTTACGGCGCGGACGGCTCGGGAAGGCCGCCCTGCCAGGCTGCGTCGGGCTCTGG AGAATGAGACTGAATGCATCTCGCCACAGTCCTCCGAGTTTCCTGACGGCTTCTTCACGGTGCAGGAGAGGAAGGACGGAGGGCTCGTCATTTATTTCATGCTCGTTTTCTAcatgctgctggctgtggcaATAGTCTGCGACGATTACTTTCTGCCATCCTTAGAAGTCATCAGTGAGC gtctgggacTGTCTCAGGACGTAGCAGGAGCCACATTTATGGCGGCTGGGAGTTCTGCACCTGAACTGGTCACAGCCTTTCTGG gtgtgttcGTGACCAAAGGAGACATTGGGGTCAGCACCATCGTGGGATCGGCGGTCTACAACCTGCTTGGAATCTGTGCAGCGTGTGGACTCTTGGCCTCTATG GCAGGGCGACTCACCTGTTGGCCGCTGTTCAGGGACTGCCTGGCGTACGGCATCAGCGTTGCCGCCGTCATTGCCATCATATCTGATAACAAGGTGTACTG GTACGAcgctgcctgtctgctgctggtctacGGCGTCTACATCGTGGTCCTGTGCTTCGACCTTCGCATCAGCGAGTTTGTCCTGAGGAAGGTGAGCCCTTGCTGCACCTGTCTGGGTCAAGGATCCGGCGAGAAGACGGAGACACAGCCTCTGATGGGCTGGAGCGAAGACACCAGTCTGCGGGTCCACAGTCGCTCCAGGACAGACAGCGGGATCTTCCAGGACGACTCAGGGTACTCTCACCTGTCCCTCAGCCTGCACGGACTCAATGAGATCCCTGACG AGCATAGGAGCGTGTTTGCCGTGCCGGACAGCGACCTGAAACGGGTCCTCTGGGTTCTGTCGCTGCCCATCATCACTCTGCTTTTCCTGACCATCCCTGACTGCAGGAGAAGGTTCTGGAAGAAATGGTTCATGGTGACCTTCCTCATGTCAGCTGTCTGGATCTCAGGCTTCACATACGTGCTGGTGTGGATGGTCACTGTCGTCG GTGAGACCCTTGGCATCCCTGACACAGTAATGGGACTCACTCTGCTTGCAGCTGGAACCAGTATACCTGACACCGTGGCCAGTGTGATGGTGGCCAGAGAAG GGAAAGCCGACATGGCCATGTCCAACATTGTGGGCTCTAATGTTTTTGACATGCTGTGCCTGGGCCTGCCCTGGTTCATCAAGACCGCCTTCGTGGACACCAGCAACCCCGTAGAGGTCAACAGCACCGGACTCGTCTTCATTTCCTGCACACTCCTCCTTTCCATCGTCTTCCTTTTTGTAGCCGTTCATATTAACGGATGGAAGTTGGACTGGAAGTTGGGAATCGTTTCTCTCATCTGCTACATCCTCTTTGCTACTCTGTCCATCCTGTATGAGCTGGGGATTATTGGGAATAATCCTATAAGATTGTGCAGTGACTGA
- the ctxn2 gene encoding cortexin-2 has product MCSVHYNHSLAAMSGNDMMAHSLTLEQKTAFAFVGMLLVFLGLLIVRCFRILLDPYSSMPSSNWADGIEGLEKGTFEYALT; this is encoded by the coding sequence ATGTGTAGCGTCCACTACAACCACTCCCTTGCTGCCATGAGCGGAAACGACATGATGGCGCACTCCCTGACTCTGGAGCAGAAGACGGCATTTGCCTTCGTGGGGATGCTACTGGTGTTCCTGGGTCTGCTGATAGTAAGATGTTTCAGGATCCTGCTGGACCCCTACAGCAGTATGCCTTCCTCCAACTGGGCGGACGGGATCGAGGGGCTGGAGAAGGGGACGTTCGAGTATGCCCTTACTtaa